One window from the genome of Verrucomicrobiota bacterium encodes:
- a CDS encoding sulfatase, producing the protein MTVKLRSLLFFLATSVILESAQPNILYIMSDDHAAHAISAYGGRLAEVAPTPNLDRLASEGMRFNNAFVTNSICTPSRAVIMTGKYSHLNGVYKFTGLDQSQPTLPKYMQANGYQTGIVGKYHLHTNPVGFDHWSILPGQGKYHDTEFVEMGDEDPSGIVVQGKRTANPGSHSTDIITKKALDWFKEIREPNRPFFYMLHYKAPHDLWQHAHRYDDYLAHVEIPEPDNLLDHSSGRSPALDQSLQNIASSQRHMNFTPEIMAMEPGFEKRKFVYQEYMKRYLRCVKGIDDNLGKVFAYLDESGLAENTIVIYTADQGFFLGEHGLYDKRFIHEEALRVPLIVRWPGKITAGQVREEMILNLDYPETILDMVGHPIPGDMQGRSFLPILLGERIEDWRDAFYYRYYFSHFDTPSHLGTRTNDHKLVYYDSRDEWELYDLRSDPTEMNDLSKNPAWANRLISLKSELAQLQKQAGDNPNDIGDNPRTGNAALDQLERDRAAARSKR; encoded by the coding sequence ATGACAGTTAAACTTCGATCCCTATTATTTTTTCTCGCAACATCTGTAATCTTAGAATCTGCGCAGCCCAATATTCTCTACATCATGTCGGACGACCACGCTGCCCACGCGATCAGTGCTTACGGTGGGAGGCTAGCAGAGGTGGCACCGACTCCAAATCTGGATCGTTTGGCCAGTGAAGGGATGCGTTTCAACAACGCCTTTGTAACCAACTCGATATGCACGCCGAGTCGCGCGGTCATCATGACCGGAAAGTATTCACACCTAAACGGCGTCTATAAATTTACCGGCCTCGACCAGAGTCAACCAACACTGCCAAAATACATGCAGGCAAACGGTTACCAGACTGGGATTGTTGGAAAGTATCATTTACACACCAATCCAGTCGGTTTCGATCACTGGTCAATTCTTCCAGGCCAAGGGAAGTATCACGATACGGAGTTCGTTGAGATGGGCGACGAGGACCCTTCCGGAATTGTGGTGCAGGGGAAAAGAACGGCTAATCCGGGTTCGCATTCGACGGACATTATTACCAAGAAAGCCCTCGATTGGTTTAAGGAAATTCGCGAACCAAACCGTCCATTTTTCTACATGCTTCACTACAAAGCGCCGCACGATCTTTGGCAGCACGCTCACCGCTACGATGACTACCTGGCGCATGTGGAAATTCCCGAGCCCGACAATCTCCTAGACCATAGTTCTGGAAGGTCTCCCGCCCTGGATCAATCACTGCAAAACATCGCTAGTTCACAGAGGCATATGAATTTCACGCCAGAAATAATGGCGATGGAACCAGGGTTTGAAAAACGCAAGTTTGTCTATCAGGAATACATGAAACGTTACTTGCGATGCGTGAAAGGAATCGACGATAACCTGGGCAAGGTATTCGCCTACCTTGACGAGTCAGGACTGGCTGAGAACACGATAGTCATTTACACGGCAGACCAGGGATTCTTCCTGGGTGAGCATGGGCTTTACGATAAACGTTTTATCCACGAAGAAGCGTTGCGCGTACCGCTCATCGTTCGTTGGCCCGGAAAAATAACCGCCGGTCAAGTCAGGGAGGAAATGATCCTGAATCTCGACTATCCGGAAACGATCCTGGATATGGTGGGACATCCGATTCCGGGTGACATGCAAGGCCGCAGTTTTCTACCCATACTGTTGGGTGAGAGAATTGAAGATTGGAGGGATGCTTTTTACTACCGCTACTATTTCTCGCATTTTGATACTCCAAGCCACCTGGGCACGCGAACCAACGACCACAAATTGGTTTACTATGATAGCCGCGATGAATGGGAACTCTATGACCTTCGGTCCGATCCAACTGAAATGAATGATCTTTCGAAAAACCCAGCCTGGGCTAATAGATTGATTTCATTGAAATCCGAACTGGCTCAGCTTCAAAAACAAGCAGGCGACAATCCCAACGATATAGGAGACAATCCAAGGACAGGAAACGCAGCGCTCGACCAACTTGAAAGAGATCGTGCCGCAGCTCGAAGCAAAAGATAA
- a CDS encoding c-type cytochrome produces the protein MSKALLLVFFCLVIIFRSFAQELAPQPGTLLLPESALPGYEAQIDHKAFILDDSKKTIEQGREIYQQICHNCHGDINLPGSIPNSLRFGEGVFQHGNDPHTLYQTITRGWRLMAPQMQMVPREKYAVIQYIRDHFLKEHNPSQYSEVTDAYLAGLPKGTEKGPDPVKREPWREMDYGTFLIGTVEIVPGSSSRYRFPEGETARGFVEPGANIAFKSISIRLDPGKGGVSEGNTWLSFEHDTLRVAGAWTGKGFTDWQGINFDGQHWYWPRTVGNLLFETEDGPGWANPDNGSFEDPRFVGLDGRRFGPLPREWAHYKGLYRDGDHTVMAYTVGRAEVMESHVLTEGGNILRILNVGKSAKDLTLRLANRGTPIGVQGTKAVSIRERDGFVTATIPAKATPLNLAFVWGDSKADIPSSELDLKRFTRGGPSQWPEAIASPIIRGNQEGPFQWDSFAIPQGNPWKSWLRTTGVEFTPGGQSVILCTWDGDVWKVDGIADEAATTATWKRIASGLFQPLGVKIVNGDIFVTCRNQLVRLHDLNGDGEMDFYENFNSDHQVSEHFHEFAMGLQTDAQGNFYYAKSGRHARPPLVAHHGTLLKVSSDGSNTEIIANGFRAANGVCINPDGSFIVTDQEGHWNPMNRINWVRPGSKFYGNMWGYGVGEDTSNSAMEQPLAWVDKGFDRSPSELLWVDSKNWGPLNGKLLNLSYGHGRLEIVPHEFINGQPQGGLCRLPIPDFPTGTMRGRFHPGNGDLYLCGMSAWGTAQMHQVGGFYRIRATGKPSHLPTGLNAKEGRIEITFSEPIDPGSISSVEEAFTVSTWALLRSANYGSDHYDEKTLDVSDASLSRDGKTLTIELPGIEPVWQMSIEYKLKGKNGESVEGEIQNTIHQLGSDDQNIN, from the coding sequence ATGTCTAAAGCCCTACTCCTTGTATTTTTCTGTTTGGTAATCATTTTCCGAAGTTTCGCACAAGAGTTGGCACCGCAGCCCGGCACCCTGCTTCTGCCCGAGTCGGCCCTGCCCGGGTACGAAGCCCAAATCGACCACAAGGCCTTTATACTCGACGACAGTAAAAAGACTATTGAACAAGGGCGGGAGATTTATCAACAGATCTGCCACAACTGTCATGGGGACATCAACCTGCCCGGATCGATCCCCAATTCGCTGCGGTTTGGCGAGGGCGTTTTTCAACATGGAAACGATCCCCATACCCTATACCAGACGATAACCCGCGGGTGGCGTTTGATGGCACCGCAAATGCAAATGGTTCCCCGGGAAAAGTATGCGGTCATTCAATACATCCGGGACCACTTCCTGAAAGAGCATAATCCGTCCCAGTATTCTGAAGTGACCGATGCTTACCTGGCAGGCTTGCCGAAGGGAACGGAGAAAGGTCCCGATCCTGTCAAGCGCGAGCCCTGGCGGGAAATGGATTATGGGACTTTTCTGATTGGGACGGTTGAAATCGTTCCCGGTTCTTCCTCACGCTACCGGTTCCCCGAGGGAGAAACAGCGCGTGGCTTTGTGGAGCCGGGAGCGAACATAGCATTCAAGTCGATCAGTATTCGGCTCGACCCCGGCAAAGGGGGTGTTTCGGAAGGGAATACCTGGTTGTCCTTCGAACACGATACACTGCGGGTCGCAGGAGCCTGGACAGGGAAAGGTTTCACGGATTGGCAGGGAATCAACTTTGATGGGCAGCATTGGTATTGGCCGCGAACGGTTGGGAATCTCTTGTTTGAAACTGAAGATGGCCCAGGCTGGGCAAACCCGGATAACGGCAGTTTTGAGGATCCGCGTTTCGTGGGTCTCGACGGACGTCGCTTTGGTCCGCTGCCCCGCGAATGGGCACACTATAAAGGTCTCTACCGCGACGGGGATCATACCGTCATGGCTTATACCGTGGGCAGGGCCGAGGTCATGGAAAGCCACGTTCTAACAGAAGGCGGAAATATCCTCCGAATTCTGAACGTGGGAAAATCCGCCAAAGACCTCACCCTTCGCCTGGCAAACCGCGGAACGCCCATAGGTGTTCAGGGAACCAAGGCCGTCAGTATTCGGGAACGGGACGGTTTTGTGACTGCTACCATTCCAGCCAAGGCCACTCCCTTGAATCTGGCCTTCGTCTGGGGGGATTCGAAGGCGGATATTCCTTCTTCAGAACTCGATCTAAAACGTTTTACCCGCGGCGGCCCATCCCAATGGCCGGAAGCCATTGCTTCGCCGATCATTCGGGGAAACCAGGAAGGTCCTTTCCAATGGGATAGCTTTGCCATTCCCCAGGGAAATCCCTGGAAGAGCTGGCTGCGCACCACCGGCGTCGAATTTACGCCCGGCGGCCAGTCGGTCATCCTGTGCACCTGGGATGGAGACGTGTGGAAAGTCGATGGCATCGCCGACGAAGCAGCGACCACCGCCACCTGGAAACGCATTGCCTCAGGCCTCTTTCAACCGCTGGGAGTCAAGATCGTGAACGGCGATATCTTCGTCACCTGCCGGAACCAGCTCGTGCGCCTGCACGACTTGAACGGCGATGGTGAAATGGACTTTTATGAAAACTTCAACAGCGACCACCAAGTAAGCGAACACTTTCACGAATTCGCCATGGGTTTGCAGACCGATGCCCAAGGAAACTTCTACTATGCGAAAAGTGGACGGCATGCCCGCCCGCCCTTGGTAGCTCATCACGGTACGCTCTTAAAAGTGAGCTCTGATGGTTCGAATACCGAGATCATAGCCAACGGCTTTCGAGCCGCCAATGGCGTGTGCATCAATCCGGACGGAAGTTTTATTGTCACCGATCAGGAAGGTCACTGGAACCCGATGAACCGCATCAACTGGGTAAGACCCGGCAGCAAATTTTATGGCAACATGTGGGGTTACGGCGTAGGGGAGGATACCTCCAATTCAGCCATGGAGCAACCGCTTGCGTGGGTGGATAAAGGCTTTGATCGCTCCCCTTCCGAGCTACTCTGGGTCGATAGTAAAAACTGGGGACCACTAAACGGCAAACTACTCAATCTCTCCTACGGCCACGGTCGACTGGAGATTGTCCCTCATGAATTTATTAACGGACAACCGCAGGGAGGGCTTTGCCGCCTGCCTATTCCCGATTTCCCGACTGGCACCATGCGTGGTCGTTTTCACCCAGGAAACGGCGACCTATACCTCTGTGGAATGTCTGCCTGGGGAACCGCGCAGATGCATCAGGTGGGAGGATTCTACCGCATTCGAGCTACGGGAAAGCCGAGTCATTTACCTACAGGATTAAATGCCAAAGAGGGACGAATCGAAATCACATTTTCCGAACCAATAGATCCTGGCTCAATCTCGTCGGTTGAAGAAGCATTCACCGTAAGCACCTGGGCTTTGTTAAGATCGGCGAATTACGGTTCAGACCACTACGACGAAAAAACACTCGATGTCTCCGACGCATCTCTCTCGCGAGACGGAAAAACCTTAACCATCGAACTTCCCGGTATCGAACCAGTTTGGCAAATGTCCATAGAGTATAAGCTCAAAGGTAAAAACGGAGAGTCCGTGGAAGGCGAAATTCAAAACACCATTCATCAACTTGGTTCTGATGATCAGAATATAAATTGA